The DNA sequence TGCGGATCACGATGATACCTTCTTACGGGAGCTTTGCCGGTATCATATCAGCGGACAATTAAGGGTTGCGCCGGAGCATATTTCAGATAATGTCTTAAAGTACATGGGTAAGCCATCGAATCAGGTATATGAGACATTTATAAAAAAATATGAGAAGATCAACGAGCAGTATGGATTGAAACAATATGCAGTACCATATCTTATGTCCTCACATCCAGGCTCTACGTTAAAAGATGCAGTAGCGTTGGCAGAATATATCCGTGATATCGGATATATGCCGGAGCAGGTACAGGACTTTTATCCGACACCATCAACGATCTCGACCTGTATGTATTACACAGGAGTAGATCCGCGTACGATGGAACCGGTATATGTTGCGAGAGACCCACATGAGAAAGCAATGCAGCGTGCACTGATCCAGTACAGAAGACCGGAAAATTATGATTTGGTAAAGGAAGCCCTGATAAAGGCAGGACGGAAAGATCTGATCGGATTCGAAAAACATTGTCTGATCACTCCGAGAAAGATGGATAGGAATACTTCGGGATATAAAGATGTCCATAAAAAGAATCCGTCAGGACAGGCAACACGGAATCAGAATAACAAGAACAGTAATCATAGAAAACAGGATAAATCCGGTAAAAATTCAGGAAGTTATAAATCCGGGCAGGATAACAGAAACAGCAGAACCGGGAAACCTGCAGGACAAAATGATAAAAAATATCAAAAACAGAAAACAGGAAAGAAAAAACACTGATATTTTATATAAAATTAAGAAAATAACCAGAAATGAAAAAATAATGATTTCTAATGCGTGCATTTCATTTTTGGTTGCGTGGTACTTTCTTTTGTGCTAGAATGTAGCCAGAAAGTGTGCTGTTATGTCAATAATGGTCATTATTGTGCCGTTTACAGCATAAATGTACCATGATATAACACTTACATTATAAAAAATTACGGAGGATTTCATTATTATGGCAAAGAAAATTGTATTAGCAGGCGCATGCCGTACAGCTATCGGTACTATGGGCGGATCATTAAGCACAACACCAGCTCCGGTACTTGGTTCAATCGTTATCAAGGAAGCTTTAAACAGAGCAGGAGTTCCTGCAGATCAGGTAGATCATGTATATATGGGTTGTGTAATCCAGGCAGGTCTTGGACAGAATGTTGCACGTCAGGCATCTATCAAAGCTGGTCTTCCAATTGAGACAACTGCTGTTACAGTTAATGTTGTTTGTGGTTCAGGTCTGAACTGTGTAAATATGGCTGCTCAGATGATCGAAGCAGGAGATGCTGATATCGTTGTAGCAGGTGGTATGGAAAACATGTCAATGGCTCCATATGCTGTAATGCAGGGACGTTTCGGATACAGAATGAATGATGGTAAACTTGTAGATACAATGGTACATGATGCTCTTTGGGATGCATTCAATGATTACCATATGATCAAGACTGCTGATAACATCTGTGAGCAGTGGGGACTTACTCGTGAAGAACTTGATGAGTTTGCAGCAAAGAGCCAGCAGAAGGCTGTAGCAGCTCAGGAGTCAGGTGCATTTGACGCAGAGATCGTTCCAGTTATGGTTAAGAAGAAAAAAGAGATGGTTGAGTTCAAGAAGGATGAGGGACCAAGACCTGGTACAACAGTTGAGACACTTTCAAGACTCAGAACTATCAATCCAAATGGTTTCGTAACAGCAGGTAATGCTTCAGGTATCAATGATGGTGCAGCAGCTATCGTTGTTATGAGCGAGGAAAAGGCTAAAGAACTTGGTGTTAAGCCAATGGCTACATGGGTAGCAGGTGCTCTTGGTGGTGTTGATCCATCTATCATGGGTATCGGACCAGTTGCTTCAACAAAGAAAGTAATGGCTAAGACAGGTCTTAAGATTGAAGATTTCGATATCATCGAAGCAAACGAAGCATTTGCAGCTCAGTCAGTTGCAGTAGCTAAGGATCTTGGATTTGATGTTGACAAGCAGGTTAACCCAAATGGTGGTGCAATCGCACTTGGACATCCGGTAGGAGCTTCAGGATGCCGTATCCTTGTTACACTTCTTCATGAGATGCAGGCAAAGGGTGCTAAGACAGGTCTTGCTACACTTTGTATCGGCGGTGGTATGGGCTGCTCAACAGTTGTTAAGATCGAAGACTAATCCGGTCGGCTGAAAAACCATATTACATTTCTATATAAGGAGATAAACGATGGAATTCGTAACATATGAACAGGACGGATTTGTTGGTGTTATCACTATTAATCGTCCAAAGGCATTAAACGCATTAAACAGCACAGTTCTTGAAGAACTGGATGCAACATTCAAAGCTGTTGACCTGAATACAACAAGATGTCTTGTACTTACCGGTGCAGGAGAGAAATCATTTGTAGCAGGTGCAGATATCGGAGAGATGTCAACACTTACAAAGGCTGAAGGCGAAGCTTTCGGTAAAAAGGGTAATGACGTATTCCGCATGATCGAGACATTCCCAATCCCTGTAATCGCAGCCGTAAATGGATTTGCACTTGGTGGTGGATGTGAGATCTCCATGAGCTGTGATATCAGAATCTGTTCTGAGAACGCAGTATTTGGTCAGCCTGAAGTTGGCCTTGGAATCACACCTGGATTTGGCGGAACCCAGAGACTTGCCCGTCTTGTAGGTGCAGGAATGGCAAAGCAGCTGATCTACACAGCAAGAAATATCAAAGCTGATGAAGCATACAGAATCGGTCTTGTAAATGCTGTATATCCATTAGAGGAGTTATTACCGGCAGCTAAGAAGATGGCTTCTATCATCGCAGCAAATGCTCCGATCGCAGTTCGTAACTGTAAGAAAGCAATCAATGATGGATTACAGGTTGATATGGATCAGGCAATCGTTGTAGAAGAGAAATTATTCGGCGATTGCTTCGAGACAGAGGATCAGAAGGCAGGAATGGGCAACTTCCTTGAGAAAGATAAGGAAAAGAAATTAAAGGTTGTTCCTTTCCAGAATAAATAAATCAACAATCTTGATATTGACGTTTAGGGTGGTTATTTTGAAATCGAAATCAACCATCCTAAATGTTTGATATACCAAAGTAAGCATGTCAAACGAAACGTATATGAATTTCTCATGTTTGCTTAAAAATAATTTTTAGGAGGATATTAAAATGAAAGTTGGCGTTATTGGTGCAGGAACCATGGGTCAGGGAATTGCTAAGGCATTCGCTCAGGTTGACGGATATGAAGTAGCACTTTGCGACATTAAGCAGGAATGGGCTGAAGGCGGTAAGGACAAGATCGCTAAAGGTTATGCCAGACTTGTTGAAAAAGGAAAGATGACACAGGAGAAGGTTGATGGTATTCTTGCCAGCATCACTCCGGGTATTAAGGAAGACTTATGCGCAGATTGTGACCTTATCGTAGAGGCTGCTTTCGAGAACATGGAAGTTAAGAAGACAACATTTTCTGAGCTTGACAAGATCTGCAAGCCAGAGTGTGTATTTGCATCAAATACATCTTCACTTTCCATCACTGAGATTGGAAATGGTCTTACCCGTCCTATGATCGGTATGCACTTCTTCAATCCAGCTGACAGAATGAAGCTTATCGAAGTTATCGCAGGTGTTAACACACCGGCAGAGACTGTTGATAAGATCGTTAAGATCTCAGAAGAGATCGGTAAGACACCTGTACAGGTAAATGAAGCTGCCGGATTTGTTGTAAACAGAATCTTGATTCCAATGATCAATGAAGCTGCATTTATCAAGATGGAAGGTGTGTCAGATATCGCTGGTATCGATGCAGCTATGAAACTTGGTGCAAATCATCCAATGGGACCTCTTGAATTAGGTGATTTCGTTGGTCTTGATATCTGTCTTGCTATTATGGATGTACTCTATAACGAGACAGGCGACAGCAAGTATCGTGCATGTCCATTACTTCGTAAGATGGTACGTGGCGGCAACCTTGGTGTTAAGAGTGGTAAGGGATTCTATGTATACAATGCTGACCGCACAAAGACACCAGTTGATGCTCAGTAATTGACTGATAAATATATTTATGGAGGAAGAAATAGAATGGATTTCGCTTTAGACAAGAAGTATGAAATGGCGCAGAACTTATTCAGAGAATTTGCGCAGAATGAAGTAAAGCCTCTTGCTCAGGAAATTGATGAAAATCACAGATTCCCTAGAGAGACAGTAGAGAAGATGGCAAAGTATGGTTTCTTAGGAATACCTGTTTCTAAGGAAGATGGTGGACAGGGTTGTGATCCTTTAACATATGTTATGTGTGTTGAGGAACTTTCAAAGGTTTGTGGTACTACCGGTGTTATTGTTTCCGCACATACATCTCTGTGTGTAGATCCAATCCAGACATACGGTACACCAGATCAGAAAGCTAAGTACCTCCCAGATCTTGCTTCCGGTAGAAAGCTTGGTGCATTTGGTCTTACAGAGCCGGGTGCTGGTACAGATGCACAGGGTCAGCAGACAAAGGCTGTTCTTGATGGTGATGAGTGGGTTCTTAACGGATCTAAGTGTTTCATTACAAATGGTAAAGAAGCAGATGTATATATTATCATTGCAGTTACAGGTACAATTGAAAAACGTGGTAGAAAGCAGAAAGAGATTTCAGCATTTATCGTAGAAAAAGGCACTCCGGGATTTACATTCGGAACAAAAGAAAACAAGATGGGTATCTGTGGTTCATCCACATATGAACTTATCTTCACAGACTGCCGTATTCCTAAGGATGCACTTCTCGGACAGAAGGGCAAGGGATTTGGTATTGCAATGCATACACTTGATGGTGGTCGTATCGGTATCGCAGCTCAGGCTCTTGGTATTGCTGAGGGTGCTCTTGATATCACAATCGACTATGTTAAGGAAAGAAAGCAGTTTGGTCGTTCAATCGCTCAGTTCCAGAATACTCAGTTTGTACTTGCTGATCTTGCAACAAAGGTTGAAGCAGCTAAGTTACTGGTATACAAGGCAGCTAAGAAGAAAGAGCAGTACCAGGCTGATCACAAGACTTCATACTCTGTAGAAGCTGCTATGGCTAAGCTGTATGCTGCAGAAGTAGCTATGGAAGTAACAACAAAGTGTGTACAGTTACACGGTGGTTATGGTTATATCAAAGAGTATGATGTAGAACGTATGATGCGTGATGCTAAGATTACAGAAATCTACGAAGGAACTTCAGAAGTTCAGCGTATGGTTATTTCTGCAAACTTATTAAAATAATTAGGAGGTACTTAACGTGAAGGTTATAGTTTGTATAAAGCAGGTACCTGATACAAAGGGTGGCGTTCAGTTTAACCCAGATGGTACATTAAACAGAGGAGCAATGCTTACAATCATGAACCCTGATGATAAGGCAGGTCTTGAAGCTGCACTTAGATTAAAGGATCAGTATGGAGCAGAAGTTACAGTTCTTACAATGGGTCTTCCAAAGGCTGCAGATGTTCTTCAGGAAGCAATCGCTATGGGCGCTGACAAGGGCGTTCTTGTAACGGATCGTGTTCTTGGTGGAGCTGATACATGGGCTACATCAACAACAATCGCCGGAGCACTCAGAAAGCTTGATTATGATCTTATTATTACAGGTCGTCAGGCTATCGATGGAGATACAGCTCAGGTTGGACCACAGATTGCTGAGCATCTTGGAATTCCGGTTATTTCATATGCACAGGAGATCAAGGTCGACGGAGATTCCGTAATCGTTAAGCGTCAGTATGATGATGGATATCATATGTTAAAGGCTAAGATGCCTTGCCTTGTAACAGCACTTTCAGAGTTAAATGAGCCTAGATACATGACTCCAGGTGGAATCTTCGATGCAGTTAATGCAGAGATCACAACACTTGGCAGAGCAGATCTTGTAGATGTTGATGATTCAAACCTTGGTCTGAAAGGTTCACCAACAAAGATTGCAAAGGCTTCTGATAAGGTAAGAAAGGGTGCAGGCGAGAAGGTTGTACCTGATTCTCCAGATGAAGCAGTTAGCTATATTGTTGGCAAGTTAAAAGATAAGCATGTAATCTAATATAGTAAAGGAAAAGTGGTGAATAAAATGGGCGCAATGAACGCAGAAGATATGAAGAACTACAAAGGCGTATTTGTCTTTGCACAGCAGGTAGATAATAAGTTAAGTGGTATTTCATTTGAATTGATCGGTGAAGGAAAGAGACTTGCAGATAAGCTTAATGAAAAGGTTACAGCAGTCCTG is a window from the Lachnospiraceae bacterium GAM79 genome containing:
- a CDS encoding electron transfer flavoprotein subunit beta/FixA family protein translates to MKVIVCIKQVPDTKGGVQFNPDGTLNRGAMLTIMNPDDKAGLEAALRLKDQYGAEVTVLTMGLPKAADVLQEAIAMGADKGVLVTDRVLGGADTWATSTTIAGALRKLDYDLIITGRQAIDGDTAQVGPQIAEHLGIPVISYAQEIKVDGDSVIVKRQYDDGYHMLKAKMPCLVTALSELNEPRYMTPGGIFDAVNAEITTLGRADLVDVDDSNLGLKGSPTKIAKASDKVRKGAGEKVVPDSPDEAVSYIVGKLKDKHVI
- a CDS encoding acetyl-CoA C-acetyltransferase encodes the protein MAKKIVLAGACRTAIGTMGGSLSTTPAPVLGSIVIKEALNRAGVPADQVDHVYMGCVIQAGLGQNVARQASIKAGLPIETTAVTVNVVCGSGLNCVNMAAQMIEAGDADIVVAGGMENMSMAPYAVMQGRFGYRMNDGKLVDTMVHDALWDAFNDYHMIKTADNICEQWGLTREELDEFAAKSQQKAVAAQESGAFDAEIVPVMVKKKKEMVEFKKDEGPRPGTTVETLSRLRTINPNGFVTAGNASGINDGAAAIVVMSEEKAKELGVKPMATWVAGALGGVDPSIMGIGPVASTKKVMAKTGLKIEDFDIIEANEAFAAQSVAVAKDLGFDVDKQVNPNGGAIALGHPVGASGCRILVTLLHEMQAKGAKTGLATLCIGGGMGCSTVVKIED
- a CDS encoding enoyl-CoA hydratase/isomerase family protein yields the protein MEFVTYEQDGFVGVITINRPKALNALNSTVLEELDATFKAVDLNTTRCLVLTGAGEKSFVAGADIGEMSTLTKAEGEAFGKKGNDVFRMIETFPIPVIAAVNGFALGGGCEISMSCDIRICSENAVFGQPEVGLGITPGFGGTQRLARLVGAGMAKQLIYTARNIKADEAYRIGLVNAVYPLEELLPAAKKMASIIAANAPIAVRNCKKAINDGLQVDMDQAIVVEEKLFGDCFETEDQKAGMGNFLEKDKEKKLKVVPFQNK
- a CDS encoding acyl-CoA dehydrogenase, with translation MDFALDKKYEMAQNLFREFAQNEVKPLAQEIDENHRFPRETVEKMAKYGFLGIPVSKEDGGQGCDPLTYVMCVEELSKVCGTTGVIVSAHTSLCVDPIQTYGTPDQKAKYLPDLASGRKLGAFGLTEPGAGTDAQGQQTKAVLDGDEWVLNGSKCFITNGKEADVYIIIAVTGTIEKRGRKQKEISAFIVEKGTPGFTFGTKENKMGICGSSTYELIFTDCRIPKDALLGQKGKGFGIAMHTLDGGRIGIAAQALGIAEGALDITIDYVKERKQFGRSIAQFQNTQFVLADLATKVEAAKLLVYKAAKKKEQYQADHKTSYSVEAAMAKLYAAEVAMEVTTKCVQLHGGYGYIKEYDVERMMRDAKITEIYEGTSEVQRMVISANLLK
- a CDS encoding 3-hydroxybutyryl-CoA dehydrogenase (converts (S)-3-hydroxybutanoyl-CoA to 3-acetoacetyl-CoA), which encodes MKVGVIGAGTMGQGIAKAFAQVDGYEVALCDIKQEWAEGGKDKIAKGYARLVEKGKMTQEKVDGILASITPGIKEDLCADCDLIVEAAFENMEVKKTTFSELDKICKPECVFASNTSSLSITEIGNGLTRPMIGMHFFNPADRMKLIEVIAGVNTPAETVDKIVKISEEIGKTPVQVNEAAGFVVNRILIPMINEAAFIKMEGVSDIAGIDAAMKLGANHPMGPLELGDFVGLDICLAIMDVLYNETGDSKYRACPLLRKMVRGGNLGVKSGKGFYVYNADRTKTPVDAQ